The DNA window TGGCCTCCTCGGCGCTCTTGCcgtccttcttcttctcgtgGCGCTCGTGGAAGGCgtagccgccggcgccgacggccgccgtggcggcgatCTCCTCCGTGATCTTGTGCCTGTGCGCGTTCTCCGGGTCCTTCTTCGCCTCGTGCTTCTCGTActacacacgcacgcacgacgATCAATCATCTTAATTAACCAGTCCGTTCTTCAATATCTtggtaaattaattaaagtattccttatagatatattttgtgattaaCATGGAGTAGATTGATTGATTTAGTTAGCTAGCTGTTGTTGTTACCAGGGCgaaggcgccggcggcgatggcgccggcctCGCCGAGGTGCTGCTTGTGCTTGTGCTGCTTCTCCTCCTTCTTGTACCTCTCGTACTCGTCCTGCCCGGTGGTGACCACCTCCGTGGTCACCGTCTCCGCCGTGTAGaccccctcgccggcgccgtacTGATCTCCGACgggcctctcctcctcctcgtccttctTGCGGTGGAACAGGTGGTGCTTCTTCTCATCCGCCATGGCAACTAACACCAAGCTCACAGAGCTCAAATTAaactagctaattaagctagctagctagagtgACAATTAGCTTGTACGTGGCACaggcttgcttgcttgctggcCTCGTCCTACTGGCCGCCGGCTTTTATAGGCGGAGATCGCCGTTAAACCGGACGGTGATAATAAGTAGTATAAAGTTAGCTAACTTACCCGGTGTTAACtgggattaattaattaattaatcatgcaacGGAATCTCTATCTCCACTATGGATGCGAAACTCTTTTAAATTTCTCAATAATGTTACATCCTCGTCCTCTCGTTTCTTGCATTTCTTGCAGGTCATCGAAAAAAAgtacaaaatcaaatttaacttacaagttacaataaaaaaaaacaaatataacttAAGAAGGTACTATCTCTTCGTACctagatactaaattttacgctaaaattttagtacctctcaGTATCTACTCAAGACCTGTAAAATTGCtacaatatgttttattaaaagtttttacaactatatataatatagatgatttgaaaaaaaatgatttctcGATTGATTAGAATCACTGACCCcgttaattattgattagaaTGGACGATGTCGTGATCGATCGGGACGTGTTATTGTAGACGCAGCGGGAGGACGATGCGTGTGGACGGTGGTGCGGCCCACCGGCCATTTTCTCGGGGCTCATACTTGACGTGGGGCCCACGCTTTTTTGTCATGTGTCGGCAGATCAGTGGGCACGCCGGGAAGCGCTCACCCAGCACAGCAGATGAACCGGGACGGGATATGTGTTCGCGTGAACGACCATGAATCCGCACCGGATAAATCCGCATCAGATGTTCCAAAGCCACTGTACATAGGGAGCTTTCTTCGACTAAGGGGTGTTTGGATCACcacggattttttttaagtccttaTCCTATAGAATGTATgtacactaattagaagtattaaatataaattattaataaaactcatctcatatttggactatttcgcgagacgatctattgagcctaactagtccataattagcgaatgtgatgctgcagtaaacatttactaatcgtggattaattaggcttaaaaaaatatccgatgaaatagtctttatttatgcaattagttttgttatcagtctatatttaataattttaattaacgtccaaacattcgatgtgacaagggaaaaaaatccctAGATCCTAACACCTCCTAATTACTCTCTCcggtttttttcttaaacgTCGTTAGCATTTAGATCTATACTTTACCGTTAGTCTTATCTAAAATTCTTATACAAATATGCTTTACCGCAGCAAATGATCCAAAGCTGCTGTACCTAGGGAGCTTCCTTCGACTAATTACTCTCTCCGGTTTTTTCTAAACATCGTTAGTATTTGAATCTATGCTTTACCATTAGtcttatctaaaatttttatgtaaatatgatttaCCGCATCAGATGATCCAAAGCTGCTGTACCTAGGGAGCTTCCTTCGACTAATTACTCTGTCCCGTTTTTTTTACACGATTGACAtttgaatatatgttttaccgtttgtcttatttaaattttttatataaatatgtaaaagtatAAGTAATGCTACAGAGTGTTTATTAAAACTAAATCATAACagagtaattaataattatgtaaatattttaaataaaacgaatagtcaaacgtatactCAATAATTAACTGTGTTAAATAAGAATAAGATGGACGGAAGTATTATGCATTGGGAGGTGACAGTAGGATGGCAATGTGGGGGTTGCATTATGACTAGGATATGATTAAAGCGAACTCTTGTGGATTCTTAGACCATTTTGTGTGCAAGTTCTTTTTTCatgaccatcttttttttaagaaataatatataccaatcaaagaaataaatagCTAGTCTGGTTAATTTTTTGTATGTAAGCAGGATGCACTTCTAAACTATGGCATTTTACTAAATGAAATGTTGTGTTTTGGAGTGCAGTTAATCCTCTTTGAGTTAGTATGCATAGCGATGAGTTTATCCTTTTTTTAGGTGTAACAATGTGAGTATAGCAATTCTTTTACACTTTGCACACCTTTTGTCGTTAAAGTTTTACTTTGGACCATACTTAGATCTATCTTATCTTTCCACCTTGAATCGGATGAATCTATCATTGTTACGGTTTGGACCACCCTAAACATTTTTCAAGTCACCTTGAACCCCTTTCAGTAAATATATGAACTACACCTAGATAGGAATTGGTCAATGCACTGGGCCGGGTTGATGTTTGAGGTTGTCGATGTGCACAGAAAAATCATTTGGGTGGTCTAAATagcaaaaatgataaatttaccCAATTCTAAGGGAAAACATAGGTATAAGAGTTGTCCAAATTGAAACTTAGGTAATGATACATGACCCAAAGtgtaatttactttttttttccgattGGTAGAAATCCGGGCTCTATATCCATAGGTAGATATGCACATCCAAAAGTTATAACCAAGGGTGCTTAGACCTTTAGCCTCATATATAACCAACGAAcacaaaagaaacaagaaaaaaaaaagcttgaaCACTAAGAAAGAAAGCTACTAGTGTAATCTCCTGATCTTCTTCTATGTCTTTGCTTTAAACTTGTTCTATTGTTGTGTAGCAACAGCCCATCACATGGCTAATCCATTTAGAAAGTTTGCAGTCAGAATCACCCTGCCAGAAATTAATTTAGGCCCTCAGTTGGCTTTttcatgatatatttgtaaacaaaaataatttataaataaaaattatatatatgtggttttagcgatctaagacTGAATTCTGaataataaactttgatgaaaacaataaattttggCACGAGACATTAATCCAGCCCTAAAGTTCACAGCTTAGTGCTAGGGCCGGACAATAATTCAGTAGGCATGTGCCATGTATGCATGCTTGGATGTATCCATGTGTGTGGCATTTGTTGATCGGCAGGTAGAGATCGAGATCTAGTGATATGTCGGGAGAGGCAAATGCAACAAAGTGAGGTACATATAATCATCTACtaactctattttataatataagatttactAGTCTCGATTAGCTAGATTGCTATAGCTatcaataaatctaaacatatatataaatcacatacattaattaattaacagataaatatATACGAGAATAaatgtaacagtaattaattaattaattaattaaggacaTGGTGGATGCTTTATATGACAGGGTAATCACAGGCTCGCCGTTTTAGTTTGGAGCCACACGCCattgaataattaacttttttttgccacACCGGAGAGATGAGTAGCAACCACTTCTTGTACCATCTCAACTAATGATTCTAAGTGAAGGACAACCATGACTTCAAGATAGTTTGTACTAGTTGACTGTGAAGTTGAGAAATTTTCTGTAAGATCTCTCTACAATTCCAAAGAGACTCCTTGTACTCATGATAATTATGTTAgtgttaaaaaagaaaaatgcaatataattttaattctaGCTTGTGGTTGATTTTAGTGCCACCTCTctaaaagaagaagaaaaacaatgaTTTATTAggagtatttttaatggatacGGCTTCAATCTTTTGACAAAATTATCATTCCCTAGAGTTGAAGCAATCGCCGTCCATTGGTGTGGAAAAAAGGGTCCGGATCGATCTGCTAAAgaaatgataataaaaaaaagagattagATAATAGAGCTTTAATTTGATTGACGAGTACAGAGATTGCGATATCCtcctctgtcaaaaaaaaatgaattcttcgg is part of the Oryza brachyantha chromosome 11, ObraRS2, whole genome shotgun sequence genome and encodes:
- the LOC102704186 gene encoding abscisic stress-ripening protein 5-like, which translates into the protein MADEKKHHLFHRKKDEEEERPVGDQYGAGEGVYTAETVTTEVVTTGQDEYERYKKEEKQHKHKQHLGEAGAIAAGAFALYEKHEAKKDPENAHRHKITEEIAATAAVGAGGYAFHERHEKKKDGKSAEEATGEKKHHLFG